A stretch of DNA from Juglans microcarpa x Juglans regia isolate MS1-56 chromosome 5D, Jm3101_v1.0, whole genome shotgun sequence:
CAACCAGTGATGAATCAACTATTTTCATGGCCTTGCCTTCTTTCCATAACTCACAAACCTACAATTAAGCAACATGTTTGTGTgtttaggtttaaataaataatataaaacaaagtATTTGCATACACTTGTATTTACATGCCCAATCAAGTTTGAGGAGGGATCATCGTGATAATAAGTATTGTTCCTTCTGCCAGAAATAATCTCCAGTAGCAAAACCCCAAAGCTGTATACATTTGACTTCACTGAAAATAGTCCACGCATCGCATACTTCGAAGACATATAGCCACTGCAACAGCATAACGAAATTATCACATACCCAAAATGATATGATTAATGTtttgcttaaaaaaagaaattggtttATACTATAAGGCCCCGTTTGAATACAGAAACggcttcatctcatctcatctcatcaatacaactttctcaaattctcacacaaaatataataataatttgactttttcaaatttcaaaacaaaaataatattttaacaatattttattcaactttcatccaaaactatctcatctcatctcaccatccaaatAGAGCTTAAATGTATCCCTAATTTGTAGCACACTTACTATGTTCCAACAACACGATTTGTATTTTGCTTCAATTTGGTCCCAGACTCCCCTCAAACAATTATAGCCATACCAAAATCTGCAATTTTTGGATGCGTTGCATTGTCAGGTAGAACATTGCTGGCCTTTAGATCTTTGTGGATAATCCTTAATCTTGACTCTTGATGAAGATATAAGATCTATCGAGCAATCCCACAAATAATCTCAGCATTTGCCCCAATCTAATAATGGCCTTTTTGTTTCATCAGAATGAGAAGATCACAAATCTTTAGATGATTTGTTTGGTAGGCAATGCTGAACACTAGAAGAAGAAGCTTATGTGAAAAGAAGACATACCAAAAAGGAAAGTGTCCAAGCTTCTGTTAGGCAAGTACTCATAAATTAACATCTTTACTTCTCCTTGAATGCAATAACCAAGAATCCTCACAAGGTTCCTGTGTTGAAGTTTAGCAATGATTACAACTTCATTCTTGAACTCTTCTATGCCTTGTCCTGAGTACTTTGGTAGTCTTTTCACTGCTATTTCCTTTCCATTGTATAAGCAACCCTTAAAGCAAACACTAATTTCAACCTTGATGAACATTCAAAATGGAATTACTGATGCATTGCACACTTATGAATTGAATTTCAAGGAGATTACCTTATACACTGATCCAAAACCACCTTCTCCTAGCTTGTTAGAAACAAAGAAGTTATCCGTGCCTACAACTATCTTACTTAGTTCAAAGAATTGTAAGTCTGAATTTCTTGTTCTTCCATCGAGCTCGCTTCTAGTTGAAGATTCTTCAAAGCTTGCAGCAACGGAGGTAATGCCAAAAGTATACTTGCTTTGTCTTTTCTCTGTCGTCAAATGCAGTTAGAAATTCTCAAAGTGCAAAAGAATTGAAGAAACTGCTTTAAAAGTCATGTTTTACTTACCCTTTATCTTCCTCATTATGAACCAATACACTA
This window harbors:
- the LOC121264692 gene encoding putative cysteine-rich receptor-like protein kinase 35, giving the protein MFIKVEISVCFKGCLYNGKEIAVKRLPKYSGQGIEEFKNEVVIIAKLQHRNLVRILGYCIQGEVKIGYMSSKYAMRGLFSVKSNVYSFGVLLLEIISGRRNNTYYHDDPSSNLIGHVCELWKEGKAMKIVDSSLVDKTPDNEDARCIQIGLLCVQEYATDRPNMSAVVATLG